The proteins below come from a single Ictalurus punctatus breed USDA103 chromosome 24, Coco_2.0, whole genome shotgun sequence genomic window:
- the hgh1 gene encoding protein HGH1 homolog gives MLSDTEAQELLCFLRLDTRPDVKGQATEYILGLTGTRDGCRYLQTKSDFLKALVTLTADISIAIVKDCYHALVNLSADETLHKPLMKEAGILPVLLNHLLDPEYEFSDRICSVLTNLSRHERTCVDVLHELQEQVGMAKIVEIFCTEGFNKKASLHYLGPLLSNLTQLPEARHFILDKERCVIQRLLPYTQYEASVTRRGGVVGTLRNCCFDYTHHEWLLSDAVDILPFLLLPLAGPEELSDEENEGLPVELQYLPEDKTREDDPDIRRMLIETLLLLTATKAGRQIMMKKNVYPVMREFHKWEKDPRVISACEKLVQVLIGDEPEAGMENLLEVAIPEDVEQKLKDVDAKEQEQIEKEEQELLKAETERRHSSNPEGAGMMDGLQDGHQTHISHTSPVPNDSVL, from the exons atgctaaGTGACACTGAGGCTCAAGAGCTCCTCTGTTTCCTCCGACTGGACACGAGGCCGGACGTTAAGGGCCAGGCTACGGAGTACATCCTCGGCCTGACAGGAACGCGAGATGGCTGCCGCTACCTACAGACAAAGTCTGACTTCCTCAAGGCTCTGGTCACGCTGACGGCAGATATCTCCATCGCCATCGTAAAGGACTGTTACCATGCCCTGGTCAACCTCTCGGCTGACGAAACACTGCACAAACCCTTGATGAAGGAGGCAGGCATTTTACCCGTGCTGCTAAACCACCTCCTTGACCCAGAGTACGAGTTCTCAGATCGCATCTGCTCCGTCCTGACCAACCTGTCCAGGCATGAAAGGACGTGTGTGGACGTGTTACACGAGCTGCAGGAGCAGGTCGGCATGGCCAAAATAGTCGAGATCTTCTGCACCGAGGGCTTTAATAAGAAAGCCTCACTGCATTACCTGGGACCTCTGCTGTCCAACCTCACACAGTTACCCGAGGCCAGGCACTTCATCCTGGACAAGGAACG GTGTGTGATCCAGAGGCTTCTTCCCTACACGCAGTACGAGGCGTCAGTCACCAGACGTGGTGGAGTTGTCGGCACGCTCCGAAACTGCTGCTTCGACTACA CCCATCATGAGTGGTTGCTAAGTGACGCGGTGGATATTTTGCCCTTCCTGCTCTTGCCCCTGGCCGGTCCGGAGGAGCTCTCTGACGAGGAGAACGAAG GTTTGCCTGTGGAACTGCAGTACCTTCCAGAGGACAAAACAAGAGAAGACGACCCTGACATCCGCAGGATGCTTATCGAGACACTATTACTG CTTACAGCCACCAAAGCAGGACGGCAGATTATGATGAAGAAAAACGTCTATCCCGTTATGCGCGAGTTTCATAAGTGGGAGAAGGATCCACGAGTGATTTCTGCCTGCGAAAAGCTTGTTCAG GTTTTGATCGGAGACGAGCCGGAGGCAGGGATGGAGAACCTGTTGGAGGTGGCGATTCCTGAGGACGTTGAGCAGAAGCTGAAGGACGTGGATGCCAAAGAGCAGGAGCAGATTGAGAAAGAAGAACAAGAGCTGCTCAAAGCGGAAACCGAGAGGCGTCACAGCTCAAATCCGGAAGGGGCTGGAATGATGGATGGCCTGCAGGATGGACACCAGacacacatctcacacacatctcCAGTTCCTAATGACTCAGTTCTATAA
- the exosc7 gene encoding exosome complex component RRP42 (The RefSeq protein has 1 substitution compared to this genomic sequence) — MATIQVSEAEKVYIMHGVRDDSRVDGRGCEDYRHMEIETDVVSNTDGSAKVSLGQTDILVGIKAEIGRPRPMVPDEGYLEFFVDCSANATPEFEGRGGEELGVELSNNLYKVFNNRHSLDLRSLCIRPGENCWVLYVDVLLLQCDGNLFDAMSIAIKAALFNTRIPNVHISEDEEGGKEIELSDDPYDCMRLNVENVPCIVTLCKIGHRHVVDATLQEKSCSVASLLISVTHKGTVTCVRKLGGGSLDPDSIFEMTETGKRVGKMLHVPLMELLQKEENLGRERTKVGFLA, encoded by the exons ATGGCAACTATACAAGTTAGCGAAGCGGAGAAAGTGTATATAATGCATGGAGTCCGG GATGATTTAAGAGTGGACGGCCGTGGATGTGAGGACTACAGGCATATGGAGATAGAGACAGACGTGGTGTCCAACACAGATGGATCTGCTAAAGTCAGCCTG ggacagacagacattcTAGTGGGAATAAAAGCTGAGATCGGGAGGCCGAGGCCCATGGTGCCCGATGAGGGTTATCTGGAGTTCTTTGTTGACTG CTCAGCAAACGCCACACCCGAGTTTGAAGGTCGTGGGGGTGAGGAGCTGGGTGTGGAGCTGAGTAACAATCTGTATAAAGTCTTTAACAACAGACACAGTCTGGACCTGCGCAGCCTCTGTATCAGACCAGGAGAGAACTGCTGGGTTCTGTACGTGGACGTGCTG CTCCTCCAGTGTGATGGAAACCTGTTTGACGCAATGTCCATCGCCATCAAAGCCGCGCTTTTCAACACACG GATTCCCAACGTTCACATATCGGAGGACGAGGAAGGGGGGAAAGAGATCGAGTTGTCCGATGACCCCTATGACTGCATGCGTCTCAACGTGGAAAACGTCCCCTGTATCGTGACCTTGTGCAAG ATTGGCCACAGGCACGTAGTGGACGCAACCTTGCAGGAGAAATCCTGCTCCGTGGCCAGTCTGTTGATTTCAGTCACCCACAAAGGAACAGTGACTTGTGTACGGAAGCTCGGAGGAGGCAGTCTGGACCCGGACAGTATCTTTGAAATGACAGAG aCAGGAAAGCGAGTGGGGAAGATGCTTCACGTACCTCTGATGGAGCTGCTGCAAAAAGAAGAGAATCTTGGAAGAGAGAGAACTAAAGTGGGCTTCCTAGCATAG